From a region of the Syngnathus typhle isolate RoL2023-S1 ecotype Sweden linkage group LG12, RoL_Styp_1.0, whole genome shotgun sequence genome:
- the nop14 gene encoding nucleolar protein 14 isoform X1 has product MGKTAKKRSVADKVRKVKTSTEIKNNPFEVKINRKKFDVLGRKSKHDVGLPGVSRSKAINKRKETLLKEYKQKNKSNKLIDRRIGEYDTKMAPEEKILQRFAIERQRAHEKKNMFNLNEEEELTHYGQSLSEMEKFTDLVNSDDESDEKGLLSAELTASHFGGGGGLLRKKTPGEHPDNEGGPKAKSRQELIEELIRKSKQEKRERQVLKEEAHELTEKLDHEWKSIQTLMVHKRPKAQQEEMPKEKPKMEEYDKMVRELGFEMKAQPSEKMKTPEELAREEREKLQKLEADRLRRMMGDDEAAVAPSRNHVSADDIDDGFILDKDDKKTLAYQDGKWNLDEEPAEDGEKGEEEKSEAEEEGDGGSNEEDEEEGHGGNNEEEEDEEEDEEGEEEENGHSDLESALESEEEEEGVEIKPKMSEEDRKAQQEAAKVELPYTFAVPESFQDLQKLLRGHTPDNQRLIVARTQKCNHPSVAEGNKLKLQNLLGFLLEYLGKLACRSPPELTTVDKLIPEVYSLCQMFPEAACRSMQTIIGDAAHSMEEALELKGKSPFPTLDMLIHLKVTALLFPTSDFRHPVTTPALLYIGQALTKCSVKSLEDVTSGLVLCCLAVEYVSFSKRFLPELINFLSGTLNLAVRDKTSSAVVVPPFRSTGKYSNLLVLSDPESWKSWSRKTLPLSATRHVTLKNDVDADHYRLTCLYTCLELAKRCCVLYKDLPSFTHIFQPITALLSRHLSSNFLPESLTDLQASVLEVLGGAPLARSRLVFDKKKPVPLKLFTPKIVQVLDYGKKRGTTREEKEHHRLQHKYKKEFKGALREIRKDTRFLAHEKLNEVMTRDAERKRKVKELFGSLATQEGEWKALKRKKRK; this is encoded by the exons ATGGGGAAGACGGCCAAAAAGCGAAGCGTGGCTGACAAAGTTCGCAAAGTTAAAACCTCCACCGAGATCAAGAACAACCCATTTGAGGTGAAAATTAATCGCAAGAAATTTGATGTGCTGGGGAGGAAAAGCAAGCATGATGTCGGCCTCCCTGGAGTGTCTCGCTCCAAGGCTATCAACAAG AGGAAGGAGACACTCTTGAAGGAGTACAAGCAGAAAAACAAGAGCAACAAACTCATTGACAGGCGCATTGGAGAGTATGACACCAAAATGGCGCCCGAAGAAAAGATCCTGCAGAGGTTTGCCATAGAGAGGCAG CGCGCCCATGAGAAGAAGAACATGTTCAACCTgaacgaggaggaggagctgaCTCATTACGGACAATCTCTGTCCGAAATGGAGAAGTTCACCGACCTGGTGAACAGCGACGATGAGTCGGATGAGAAAGGACTTTTGTCGG CCGAGCTGACGGCCTCTCACTTCGGCGGCGGTGGGGGCCTTCTAAGGAAGAAGACCCCCGGAGAGCACCCAGACAACGAGGGAGGCCCAAAGGCCAAGTCCAGGCAGGAACTGATTGAGGAGCTCATCCGCAAGTCCAAACAGGAGAAG AGGGAGCGCCAGGTGCTAAAGGAGGAAGCGCACGAGCTGACGGAGAAGCTGGACCATGAGTGGAAGAGCATCCAGACGCTCATGGTGCACAAGAGGCCCAAAGCTCAGCAGGAGGAAATGCCAAAGGAGAAACCAAAG ATGGAGGAGTATGACAAGATGGTGAGGGAGCTGGGCTTTGAGATGAAGGCGCAGCCCTCGGAGAAAATGAAGACCCCAGAGGAACTCGCTCGGGAGGAGCGTGAGAAGTTGCAGAAACTGGAG gCTGATCGACTGAGGAGGATGATGGGTGACGACGAGGCGGCAGTAGCACCGAGCCGTAATCACGTATCGGCCGACGACATCGATGACGGATTCATCCTGGACAAAGATGACAAGAAAACTTTAGCCTATCAG GATGGCAAATGGAACCTTGACGAGGAGCCAGCTGAAGATGGAGAAAAAGGTGAAGAGGAAAAATCTGAGGCAGAAGAGGAAGGTGATGGTGGCAGCaatgaggaagatgaagaagagggGCATGGTGGCAACaatgaggaagaagaagatgaggaagaggatgaggagggggaggaggaagagaacgGTCATTCCGACTTGGAGTCGGCGTTAGAaagtgaggaagaggaggaaggtgtGGAGATCAAACCGAAGATGAGcgaagaggacagaaaggcccaGCAGGAAGCAGCCAAAGTGGAACTTCCGTACACGTTCGCTG TTCCAGAAAGCTTCCAAGATCTCCAAAAGCTGCTTCGCGGTCACACCCCTGACAACCAGCGCCTCATCGTAGCCCGAACTCAGAAGTGCAACCACCCCAGTGTGGCTGAGGGGAATAAGCTCAAACTGCAG AACCTGCTGGGTTTTCTGTTGGAGTACCTTGGAAAACTGGCCTGTCGGAGTCCGCCCGAACTCACCACTGTTGACAAGCTAATCCC AGAGGTGTACAGCTTGTGCCAGATGTTTCCAGAAGCAGCCTGTAGATCCATGCAGACTATCATTGGAGATGCCGCTCACAGCATGGAGGAAGCGCTCGAACTCAAAGGGAAATCTCCCTTCCCAACACTAGACATg CTAATTCACCTGAAGGTGACAGCGTTGCTGTTTCCTACGTCTGACTTCCGACATCCCGTCACCACACCAGCGCTGCTTTACATTGGCCAAGCTCTCACCAAG TGCTCGGTGAAGTCCTTAGAGGACGTGACGTCAGGTTTAGTGTTGTGCTGTCTAGCAGTGGAGTACGTCTCTTTTTCCAAGCGCTTCCTGCCTGAGCTCATTAACTTCCTATCCGGAACGTTGAACCTCGCTGTGCGGGACAAGACCTCCTCCGCAG TAGTAGTTCCACCTTTTCGAAGCACGGGGAAATACAGCAATCTGCTGGTGTTGTCGGACCCAGAATCCTGGAAGAGCTGGAGTAGGAAAACCCTGCCGTTGTCTGCCACTCGGCACGTCACGTTAAAGAATGATGTGGACGCAGATCACTACAG GTTGACATGCTTGTACACGTGCTTGGAGTTGGCAAAGAGATGCTGTGTGCTCTACAAGGACCTGCCGTCCTTCACACATATTTTTCAGCCAATCACAGCGCTGCTCTCGCGGCACCTCTCCTCCAACTTTTTACCAGAGTCTTTAACG GATCTTCAAGCGTCGGTTCTGGAGGTCCTCGGCGGTGCTCCGCTAGCTCGCAGTCGTCTGGTATTCGATAAGAAGAAGCCTGTCCCTCTGAAACTGTTTACACCGAAGATCGTGCAGGT GTTGGATTACGGGAAGAAGCGTGGCACGACCAGGGAGGAGAAAGAGCATCACAGACTGCAGCACAAGTATAAGAAAGAGTTCAAGGGAGCGCTGAGGGAGATCAGGAAGGACACTCGCTTCCTGGCCCACGAGAAACTCAATGAAGTCATGACAAG GGACGCGGAACGAAAGAGGAAGGTAAAGGAGCTTTTCGGCAGCTTGGCCACGCAGGAGGGAGAGTGGAAGGCCctcaagaggaagaagaggaaatga
- the LOC133163530 gene encoding alpha-synuclein-like has translation MDALMKGLNKAKEGVQVAATKTKQGVSGAAEMTKDGVLYVGTKTVDGVTTVAGKTVEGVSQVGGAMMTGMSNVAQKTVGGAGNIVTATGLVKKDPAKPDNDNIAAQDAAESPVDTDTTEDDTD, from the exons ATGGATGCGTTGATGAAAGGACTGAACAAAGCCAAGGAAGGAGTGCAGGTGGCGGCGACGAAGACCAAGCAGGGAGTAAGTGGCGCGGCGGAGATGACCAAAGACGGGGTCCTGTACGTCG GCACCAAAACAGTGGATGGAGTCACAACAG TCGCAGGTAAAACTGTGGAGGGGGTGAGTCAGGTGGGCGGCGCAATGATGACCGGGATGAGCAACGTGGCCCAGAAAACGGTGGGGGGGGCAGGCAACATCGTCACCGCCACTGGATTGGTCAAGAAGGATCCCGCCAAACCG GACAATGACAACATCGCCGCGCAAGATGCAGCCGAGTCACCGGTGGATACCGACACCACAGAG GATGACACGGACTGA
- the nop14 gene encoding nucleolar protein 14 isoform X2, with protein MGKTAKKRSVADKVRKVKTSTEIKNNPFEVKINRKKFDVLGRKSKHDVGLPGVSRSKAINKRKETLLKEYKQKNKSNKLIDRRIGEYDTKMAPEEKILQRFAIERQRAHEKKNMFNLNEEEELTHYGQSLSEMEKFTDLVNSDDESDEKGLLSAELTASHFGGGGGLLRKKTPGEHPDNEGGPKAKSRQELIEELIRKSKQEKRERQVLKEEAHELTEKLDHEWKSIQTLMVHKRPKAQQEEMPKEKPKMEEYDKMVRELGFEMKAQPSEKMKTPEELAREEREKLQKLEADRLRRMMGDDEAAVAPSRNHVSADDIDDGFILDKDDKKTLAYQDGKWNLDEEPAEDGEKGEEEKSEAEEEGDGGSNEEDEEEGHGGNNEEEEDEEEDEEGEEEENGHSDLESALESEEEEEGVEIKPKMSEEDRKAQQEAAKVELPYTFAVPESFQDLQKLLRGHTPDNQRLIVARTQKCNHPSVAEGNKLKLQNLLGFLLEYLGKLACRSPPELTTVDKLIPEVYSLCQMFPEAACRSMQTIIGDAAHSMEEALELKGKSPFPTLDMLIHLKVTALLFPTSDFRHPVTTPALLYIGQALTKCSVKSLEDVTSGLVLCCLAVEYVSFSKRFLPELINFLSGTLNLAVRDKTSSAVVPPFRSTGKYSNLLVLSDPESWKSWSRKTLPLSATRHVTLKNDVDADHYRLTCLYTCLELAKRCCVLYKDLPSFTHIFQPITALLSRHLSSNFLPESLTDLQASVLEVLGGAPLARSRLVFDKKKPVPLKLFTPKIVQVLDYGKKRGTTREEKEHHRLQHKYKKEFKGALREIRKDTRFLAHEKLNEVMTRDAERKRKVKELFGSLATQEGEWKALKRKKRK; from the exons ATGGGGAAGACGGCCAAAAAGCGAAGCGTGGCTGACAAAGTTCGCAAAGTTAAAACCTCCACCGAGATCAAGAACAACCCATTTGAGGTGAAAATTAATCGCAAGAAATTTGATGTGCTGGGGAGGAAAAGCAAGCATGATGTCGGCCTCCCTGGAGTGTCTCGCTCCAAGGCTATCAACAAG AGGAAGGAGACACTCTTGAAGGAGTACAAGCAGAAAAACAAGAGCAACAAACTCATTGACAGGCGCATTGGAGAGTATGACACCAAAATGGCGCCCGAAGAAAAGATCCTGCAGAGGTTTGCCATAGAGAGGCAG CGCGCCCATGAGAAGAAGAACATGTTCAACCTgaacgaggaggaggagctgaCTCATTACGGACAATCTCTGTCCGAAATGGAGAAGTTCACCGACCTGGTGAACAGCGACGATGAGTCGGATGAGAAAGGACTTTTGTCGG CCGAGCTGACGGCCTCTCACTTCGGCGGCGGTGGGGGCCTTCTAAGGAAGAAGACCCCCGGAGAGCACCCAGACAACGAGGGAGGCCCAAAGGCCAAGTCCAGGCAGGAACTGATTGAGGAGCTCATCCGCAAGTCCAAACAGGAGAAG AGGGAGCGCCAGGTGCTAAAGGAGGAAGCGCACGAGCTGACGGAGAAGCTGGACCATGAGTGGAAGAGCATCCAGACGCTCATGGTGCACAAGAGGCCCAAAGCTCAGCAGGAGGAAATGCCAAAGGAGAAACCAAAG ATGGAGGAGTATGACAAGATGGTGAGGGAGCTGGGCTTTGAGATGAAGGCGCAGCCCTCGGAGAAAATGAAGACCCCAGAGGAACTCGCTCGGGAGGAGCGTGAGAAGTTGCAGAAACTGGAG gCTGATCGACTGAGGAGGATGATGGGTGACGACGAGGCGGCAGTAGCACCGAGCCGTAATCACGTATCGGCCGACGACATCGATGACGGATTCATCCTGGACAAAGATGACAAGAAAACTTTAGCCTATCAG GATGGCAAATGGAACCTTGACGAGGAGCCAGCTGAAGATGGAGAAAAAGGTGAAGAGGAAAAATCTGAGGCAGAAGAGGAAGGTGATGGTGGCAGCaatgaggaagatgaagaagagggGCATGGTGGCAACaatgaggaagaagaagatgaggaagaggatgaggagggggaggaggaagagaacgGTCATTCCGACTTGGAGTCGGCGTTAGAaagtgaggaagaggaggaaggtgtGGAGATCAAACCGAAGATGAGcgaagaggacagaaaggcccaGCAGGAAGCAGCCAAAGTGGAACTTCCGTACACGTTCGCTG TTCCAGAAAGCTTCCAAGATCTCCAAAAGCTGCTTCGCGGTCACACCCCTGACAACCAGCGCCTCATCGTAGCCCGAACTCAGAAGTGCAACCACCCCAGTGTGGCTGAGGGGAATAAGCTCAAACTGCAG AACCTGCTGGGTTTTCTGTTGGAGTACCTTGGAAAACTGGCCTGTCGGAGTCCGCCCGAACTCACCACTGTTGACAAGCTAATCCC AGAGGTGTACAGCTTGTGCCAGATGTTTCCAGAAGCAGCCTGTAGATCCATGCAGACTATCATTGGAGATGCCGCTCACAGCATGGAGGAAGCGCTCGAACTCAAAGGGAAATCTCCCTTCCCAACACTAGACATg CTAATTCACCTGAAGGTGACAGCGTTGCTGTTTCCTACGTCTGACTTCCGACATCCCGTCACCACACCAGCGCTGCTTTACATTGGCCAAGCTCTCACCAAG TGCTCGGTGAAGTCCTTAGAGGACGTGACGTCAGGTTTAGTGTTGTGCTGTCTAGCAGTGGAGTACGTCTCTTTTTCCAAGCGCTTCCTGCCTGAGCTCATTAACTTCCTATCCGGAACGTTGAACCTCGCTGTGCGGGACAAGACCTCCTCCGCAG TAGTTCCACCTTTTCGAAGCACGGGGAAATACAGCAATCTGCTGGTGTTGTCGGACCCAGAATCCTGGAAGAGCTGGAGTAGGAAAACCCTGCCGTTGTCTGCCACTCGGCACGTCACGTTAAAGAATGATGTGGACGCAGATCACTACAG GTTGACATGCTTGTACACGTGCTTGGAGTTGGCAAAGAGATGCTGTGTGCTCTACAAGGACCTGCCGTCCTTCACACATATTTTTCAGCCAATCACAGCGCTGCTCTCGCGGCACCTCTCCTCCAACTTTTTACCAGAGTCTTTAACG GATCTTCAAGCGTCGGTTCTGGAGGTCCTCGGCGGTGCTCCGCTAGCTCGCAGTCGTCTGGTATTCGATAAGAAGAAGCCTGTCCCTCTGAAACTGTTTACACCGAAGATCGTGCAGGT GTTGGATTACGGGAAGAAGCGTGGCACGACCAGGGAGGAGAAAGAGCATCACAGACTGCAGCACAAGTATAAGAAAGAGTTCAAGGGAGCGCTGAGGGAGATCAGGAAGGACACTCGCTTCCTGGCCCACGAGAAACTCAATGAAGTCATGACAAG GGACGCGGAACGAAAGAGGAAGGTAAAGGAGCTTTTCGGCAGCTTGGCCACGCAGGAGGGAGAGTGGAAGGCCctcaagaggaagaagaggaaatga